The following proteins come from a genomic window of Synechococcus sp. NB0720_010:
- the rfbD gene encoding dTDP-4-dehydrorhamnose reductase, with protein MKVLLTGAAGQLGQALMAACPEGIELIACGRQELDLADQAACRRIAQAHQPNWVINAGAYTAVDRAESEPELAQAVNALAPAALAQAQADHGGRLLQLSTDFVFNGQQGSPYCPEQPAEPLGVYGSTKAAGEAAVLQHSCARVLRTSWVYGPVGSNFCRTMLRLLAEREQLGVVADQVGCPTSTLGLAQACWRVLALEDGAPQILHWSDAGAASWYDFAVAIAELGATHGLLPRVAEVKPIPTADYSTPARRPAYSLLDCTATRQALSLQPQHWRAALEQVLLRIASNPARTSA; from the coding sequence GTGAAGGTTCTGTTGACGGGCGCAGCGGGCCAGTTGGGTCAGGCCTTGATGGCTGCGTGCCCAGAGGGGATTGAGCTGATCGCGTGTGGACGCCAGGAGCTGGATCTGGCGGACCAGGCCGCTTGCCGCCGCATCGCTCAAGCGCATCAACCCAACTGGGTGATCAACGCCGGTGCCTACACAGCCGTGGATCGGGCTGAGTCGGAACCAGAGCTTGCCCAGGCCGTCAATGCGCTGGCCCCAGCTGCCTTGGCTCAAGCCCAGGCGGATCACGGAGGCCGGTTGCTTCAGTTGAGCACCGACTTTGTCTTTAACGGTCAGCAGGGTTCCCCTTATTGCCCTGAGCAACCTGCAGAGCCCCTTGGGGTTTACGGCAGCACCAAGGCGGCGGGTGAGGCCGCTGTTCTGCAGCACTCCTGTGCCCGGGTGCTGCGCACCAGCTGGGTCTACGGCCCGGTGGGCAGCAACTTCTGCCGAACGATGCTGCGCCTGCTGGCCGAACGGGAGCAGTTGGGTGTGGTGGCCGATCAGGTGGGATGTCCGACGTCCACCCTGGGACTCGCCCAAGCCTGCTGGCGGGTTCTCGCCCTCGAAGACGGTGCTCCGCAGATCTTGCATTGGAGCGATGCCGGCGCGGCCAGTTGGTATGACTTCGCCGTTGCCATTGCTGAGCTCGGCGCGACACACGGCTTGCTCCCCCGGGTGGCCGAGGTGAAGCCGATACCGACCGCTGATTACTCCACCCCTGCCCGGCGCCCTGCCTATTCGTTGCTCGACTGCACGGCGACGCGCCAGGCCTTGTCCCTGCAGCCCCAGCACTGGCGAGCGGCCCTGGAGCAGGTGCTGCTGCGCATAGCCTCCAATCCAGCCCGCACATCAGCGTGA
- the cysE gene encoding serine O-acetyltransferase produces the protein MLNALRADLAIIKERDPAARGTFEILFCYPGLHALTLHRISHRLWRVAPLPARLLSQVGRWLTGIEIHPGARIGRGVFIDHGMGVVIGETAVVGNNCLLYQGVTLGGTGKAHGKRHPTLAENVVIGAGAKVLGAIEVGANTRIGAGSVVLRDVAPDSTVVGVPGRVVHQSGVRVNPLAHSALPDAEARVIRNLMERIDALETELTRTQDCLRNLAEGKPLDEPCRAAAAQNLMDREILEFLGDNPETTN, from the coding sequence ATGCTGAACGCGCTGCGAGCCGACCTGGCGATCATCAAGGAACGGGATCCAGCGGCGCGTGGCACGTTCGAGATCCTGTTCTGCTATCCGGGGCTGCATGCCCTGACCTTGCACCGGATCAGTCACCGGCTCTGGCGGGTCGCACCCCTGCCTGCTCGGCTGCTGAGCCAGGTCGGACGCTGGCTCACCGGGATCGAAATTCACCCCGGTGCCCGGATTGGCCGTGGGGTCTTCATCGACCACGGCATGGGGGTTGTGATCGGCGAAACGGCAGTCGTCGGCAACAACTGCCTGCTCTATCAGGGGGTGACCCTCGGAGGCACCGGTAAGGCCCATGGGAAACGCCACCCGACCCTGGCGGAGAACGTCGTCATCGGCGCGGGGGCCAAGGTCCTCGGCGCCATTGAAGTCGGTGCCAACACGCGCATCGGCGCTGGTTCAGTGGTGCTGCGTGATGTCGCCCCGGACAGCACCGTGGTCGGCGTTCCTGGACGGGTCGTCCACCAGAGCGGGGTTCGCGTGAACCCCCTGGCCCACTCCGCCCTTCCCGACGCCGAGGCTCGGGTGATTCGCAACCTGATGGAGCGCATCGACGCGCTCGAGACGGAGCTGACCCGCACGCAGGACTGCCTCCGCAACCTGGCAGAGGGCAAACCCCTGGATGAGCCCTGCAGGGCTGCCGCCGCGCAGAACCTCATGGACCGCGAAATTCTGGAGTTCCTGGGGGATAACCCAGAAACCACCAATTAA
- the secA gene encoding preprotein translocase subunit SecA has protein sequence MLKLLLGDPNARKLKRYQPIVSDINLLEEEVAPLSDDELRGLTSEFRQKLSSLQDDCLQRGLSREATLERERKLLDELLPQAFAVVREAGKRVLGMRHFDVQLLGGMILHDGQIAEMKTGEGKTLVSTLPSYLNALTGRGVHVVTVNDYLARRDAEWMGQVHRFLGLSVGLIQQDMDPSSRRLNYGCDITYATNSELGFDYLRDNMANDIAEVVQRDFHYCVIDEVDSILIDEARTPLIISGQVERPQEKYQKASEVAAQLVRAAEMGKDGIDPEGDYEVDEKQRSCTLTDEGYAKAEQLLGVADLFDPQDPWAHYINNALKAKEMFIKDVNYIVRGDDAVIVDEFTGRVMPGRRWSDGQHQAIEAKEGLPIQPETQTLASITYQNFFLLYPRLAGMTGTAKTEEVEFEKTYKLEVTIVPTNRTRARQDWTDQVYKNETAKWRAVALETAEVHKQGRPVLVGTTSVEKSELLSTLLAEQQIPHNLLNAKPENVEREAEIVAQAGRTGAVTIATNMAGRGTDIILGGNADYMARLKLREVLLPRLVRPEDGHKPPVPLQRATEAAPGFGAASATESAKAPSEAKAIGTLYPCTLTDGTDQALSGLAHDLVKAWGDRQLSVLELEDRIAQAAEKAPTEDAQILQLRDLIKRVRTEFEVVTKSEDSVVRDAGGLHVIGTERHESRRVDNQLRGRAGRQGDPGSTRFFLSLEDNLLRIFGGDRVAGLMNAFRVEEDMPIESGMLTRSLEGAQKKVETYYYDIRKQVFEYDEVMNNQRKAVYAERRRVLEGRELKAQVVGYGERTMQDIVDAYVNPDLPPEEWDLGRLVAKVQEFVYLLEDLKPEQLSGLSVDELKAFLQEQLRNAYDIKEGQVEQQRPGLMREAERFFILQQIDTLWREHLQAMDALRESVGLRAIGQKDPLIEYKNEGYDMFLEMMTGMRRNVIYSMFMFQPAPSGAEASA, from the coding sequence ATGCTCAAGCTGCTGCTGGGTGACCCCAATGCCCGCAAGCTGAAGCGCTACCAGCCGATTGTTTCCGACATCAATCTGCTCGAGGAGGAGGTCGCCCCCCTCTCCGACGACGAGCTGCGTGGCTTGACTTCTGAATTCCGGCAGAAGCTCAGCAGCCTCCAGGACGATTGCCTTCAGCGTGGCCTCAGCCGCGAAGCCACCCTCGAGCGTGAGCGAAAGCTGCTGGATGAGTTGTTGCCCCAGGCCTTCGCTGTGGTCCGCGAAGCCGGCAAACGCGTGCTCGGCATGCGCCACTTCGACGTGCAGCTCCTCGGCGGGATGATCCTGCACGACGGCCAGATCGCCGAGATGAAAACCGGCGAGGGCAAAACCCTCGTCTCTACGCTGCCCAGCTACCTCAACGCCTTAACGGGCCGCGGCGTTCATGTGGTGACCGTGAACGACTACCTGGCACGCCGAGACGCGGAGTGGATGGGCCAAGTCCACCGCTTCCTGGGTCTGTCGGTGGGTCTGATCCAACAGGATATGGATCCCTCCAGCCGGCGCCTGAACTACGGCTGTGACATCACCTACGCCACGAACTCTGAGCTGGGGTTCGACTACCTGCGCGACAACATGGCGAATGACATCGCCGAGGTGGTGCAGCGGGACTTCCACTACTGCGTCATCGACGAGGTGGATTCGATCCTGATCGATGAGGCGCGGACACCCTTGATCATTTCCGGTCAGGTGGAGCGTCCCCAGGAGAAGTACCAGAAGGCGTCTGAGGTGGCGGCCCAGTTGGTGCGCGCTGCAGAGATGGGTAAGGACGGCATCGACCCTGAGGGTGACTACGAGGTCGATGAGAAGCAGCGCAGCTGCACCTTGACCGATGAGGGCTACGCCAAAGCGGAGCAACTCCTGGGCGTGGCTGATCTGTTCGATCCCCAGGATCCTTGGGCGCATTACATCAACAACGCCCTCAAGGCCAAGGAGATGTTCATCAAGGACGTGAACTACATCGTTCGAGGTGATGACGCCGTGATTGTTGATGAGTTCACCGGCCGGGTGATGCCTGGGCGTCGTTGGAGCGATGGTCAGCATCAAGCGATTGAAGCCAAGGAAGGTCTGCCGATTCAGCCGGAGACCCAGACCCTCGCCTCGATCACCTACCAGAACTTCTTCCTGCTCTATCCCCGCTTGGCTGGCATGACCGGCACCGCCAAAACGGAAGAGGTGGAATTCGAGAAGACCTACAAACTCGAGGTCACGATCGTTCCTACCAACCGCACTCGGGCGCGTCAGGACTGGACCGACCAGGTCTACAAAAACGAAACGGCGAAGTGGCGGGCCGTGGCGCTCGAGACCGCCGAAGTGCACAAGCAGGGTCGGCCGGTGCTGGTGGGCACCACCAGCGTTGAGAAGTCGGAGCTGCTCAGCACCCTGCTCGCGGAGCAACAGATTCCCCACAACCTGCTGAACGCCAAGCCGGAGAACGTCGAGCGCGAGGCCGAAATCGTGGCCCAGGCCGGCCGCACTGGCGCTGTGACCATCGCCACGAACATGGCCGGCCGCGGCACCGACATCATCCTCGGCGGCAACGCCGACTACATGGCGCGCCTGAAGCTGCGCGAGGTCCTCCTGCCTCGATTGGTGCGCCCGGAAGACGGCCACAAGCCTCCGGTTCCCCTGCAGCGTGCAACGGAGGCCGCCCCTGGCTTTGGTGCTGCGTCAGCGACTGAATCAGCCAAGGCTCCCTCTGAAGCCAAGGCGATCGGCACCCTTTATCCCTGCACGCTCACGGATGGCACCGATCAGGCTCTCTCGGGTTTGGCCCACGATCTGGTCAAGGCCTGGGGAGATCGCCAGCTCAGCGTTCTGGAGCTTGAGGACCGCATCGCCCAAGCGGCAGAGAAGGCCCCGACGGAGGACGCCCAGATCCTGCAGCTGCGGGATTTGATCAAGCGTGTTCGCACTGAATTTGAGGTGGTGACTAAGTCGGAAGACTCGGTCGTGCGGGACGCCGGCGGTTTACATGTCATCGGCACCGAGCGCCATGAGTCCCGACGGGTTGATAACCAGCTGCGGGGCCGGGCCGGTCGTCAGGGCGACCCGGGGAGCACCCGCTTCTTCCTGTCCCTGGAGGACAACCTCCTGCGCATCTTTGGCGGCGACCGGGTCGCAGGGCTGATGAATGCCTTCCGCGTCGAGGAGGACATGCCAATCGAATCCGGCATGCTCACGCGTTCGCTTGAAGGGGCTCAGAAAAAGGTCGAGACCTACTACTACGACATCCGTAAGCAGGTCTTTGAGTACGACGAGGTGATGAACAACCAGCGCAAGGCCGTCTATGCCGAGCGCCGTCGTGTGCTCGAGGGACGGGAGCTCAAGGCGCAGGTGGTTGGTTACGGCGAGCGCACGATGCAGGACATCGTTGATGCTTACGTCAACCCTGATCTTCCGCCCGAGGAGTGGGATCTGGGCCGCTTGGTGGCCAAGGTCCAGGAGTTCGTCTATTTGCTGGAGGACCTCAAGCCTGAACAGCTCAGTGGACTCTCCGTTGATGAGCTCAAGGCCTTCCTGCAGGAGCAGCTACGCAACGCCTACGACATCAAAGAAGGTCAGGTGGAGCAGCAGCGTCCAGGATTGATGCGTGAGGCCGAGCGCTTCTTCATCCTTCAGCAGATTGATACCCTCTGGCGCGAACATCTCCAGGCGATGGATGCCCTGCGGGAGTCCGTTGGTCTGCGAGCCATCGGTCAAAAGGATCCGCTGATTGAGTACAAGAACGAGGGCTATGACATGTTCCTCGAGATGATGACTGGCATGCGCCGCAACGTCATCTATTCGATGTTCATGTTCCAGCCGGCGCCCTCGGGAGCAGAAGCCTCGGCTTAA
- the rfbB gene encoding dTDP-glucose 4,6-dehydratase: MTVSLPSSIQRVLVTGGAGFIGGAVVRRLLAETTVQVFNLDKCGYASDLTGIEQFGETAAQRHQLLQVDLSDPEATAAAVRQADPDLVMHLAAESHVDRSIDGPGVFVSSNVLGTFNLLQAARAHFEQLPADRAQAFRFHHISTDEVFGSLGEQGRFSETTPYDPRSPYSASKAASDHLVSAWHHTYGLPVVLTNCSNNFGPWQFPEKLIPVVILKAVAGEPIPLYGDGGNVRDWLYVEDHVDALLLAATQGQPGRSYCVGGYGERTNKQVVEAICTLLDQRLPQGAPHARLITPVTDRPGHDRRYAIDPGRIEQELGWTPRHPFEQGLAATVDWYLDHLGWCQAMRQRSGWTGERQGLSAGQGRHSQ, translated from the coding sequence ATGACGGTTTCGCTTCCCAGCTCGATCCAGCGCGTGCTGGTGACCGGTGGGGCTGGGTTCATCGGTGGGGCGGTGGTGCGGCGCCTGTTGGCCGAGACCACCGTTCAGGTCTTCAATCTCGATAAGTGCGGCTACGCCAGCGATCTCACGGGTATTGAGCAGTTTGGCGAGACAGCAGCGCAGCGCCATCAGCTTTTGCAGGTGGACCTCAGTGACCCTGAGGCCACCGCCGCTGCCGTGCGTCAGGCCGATCCCGATCTGGTGATGCACCTGGCTGCTGAGAGCCACGTGGATCGCTCCATCGATGGCCCTGGCGTCTTTGTCAGCAGCAACGTGCTCGGCACCTTCAACCTGCTCCAGGCGGCCCGGGCCCACTTCGAGCAGTTGCCGGCGGATCGGGCGCAGGCTTTTCGCTTTCACCACATCAGCACCGATGAGGTGTTTGGTTCCCTGGGCGAACAGGGTCGTTTTTCAGAGACCACGCCCTATGACCCCCGTTCGCCCTACTCCGCCAGCAAGGCGGCCAGCGATCACCTGGTGAGCGCCTGGCACCACACCTATGGCTTGCCGGTGGTGCTGACCAACTGCTCCAACAACTTCGGCCCCTGGCAGTTCCCGGAGAAGTTGATCCCGGTGGTGATCCTCAAGGCCGTGGCCGGTGAGCCCATTCCCCTCTATGGCGACGGCGGGAATGTGCGCGATTGGTTGTACGTGGAGGACCACGTCGATGCGCTGTTGCTGGCGGCCACCCAGGGCCAGCCCGGCCGCAGCTACTGCGTGGGCGGTTATGGGGAGCGCACCAATAAGCAGGTGGTTGAGGCCATCTGCACCCTGCTGGATCAGCGCTTGCCCCAGGGGGCTCCCCACGCCCGTTTGATCACCCCTGTGACGGATCGCCCCGGCCATGACCGCCGTTATGCGATTGATCCCGGCCGCATTGAGCAGGAACTGGGCTGGACGCCTCGCCATCCCTTTGAACAGGGACTGGCTGCCACAGTGGATTGGTACCTCGATCACCTGGGCTGGTGCCAGGCGATGCGGCAGCGCTCCGGTTGGACGGGTGAGCGTCAGGGCCTCTCAGCGGGGCAGGGCCGTCACTCTCAGTAG